The following coding sequences lie in one Bacillota bacterium genomic window:
- a CDS encoding serine dehydratase subunit alpha family protein, whose translation MQTQLLSVLRAQVKPAFGCTEPVACALAVARAREALGNIDSVDSIQVVCSPGVYKNGLGVGIPGTGERGIPIAAALGALIGRSEQGLEVLSAVTLAVVHQAKELVEQGRVDVTFDPALSGIFVQATVTRGQDSARVIISGSHTNIIYVEKNGQPIYGEPVQETAATAVASAPESISNLSLSDLVDFIETVPAAEIQFLLDGARMNWQAAQEGLTKSAGHGVGKTLKTMLDQGVLGADMATKARIYTAAASDARMGGLPIAIMSSAGSGNHGIEAIIPVTVVWEELKFPAEKLARALALSHLVTVYIKEHTGKISPICGCSVAAGAGSAAACTWLLGGDAAAVGRAIQNIIASLAGVFCDGGKNGCALKLAATAAEAVLAAKLAIRGLSADQLDGIIGKTAEQTIANLGYVSTHGLGQTDAAILTVMQG comes from the coding sequence ATGCAAACCCAACTTTTATCCGTATTGCGTGCGCAAGTAAAACCGGCCTTTGGTTGTACCGAACCGGTGGCCTGTGCTCTGGCCGTGGCCCGAGCCCGGGAGGCCCTCGGTAACATCGACTCCGTAGACAGTATCCAAGTTGTTTGCAGCCCCGGCGTGTACAAGAACGGCCTGGGCGTTGGCATCCCCGGTACCGGCGAGCGCGGGATCCCCATTGCCGCTGCCTTAGGTGCCCTCATCGGCCGCTCGGAACAGGGGCTGGAAGTGCTCTCTGCCGTGACGCTCGCAGTCGTGCACCAGGCCAAGGAGCTGGTGGAGCAGGGTAGGGTAGACGTAACCTTCGATCCGGCCTTAAGCGGAATATTCGTCCAAGCTACTGTGACCCGAGGCCAAGACTCCGCTCGAGTAATTATTTCAGGAAGTCATACTAACATCATTTACGTAGAGAAAAACGGGCAGCCCATCTACGGCGAGCCCGTGCAGGAAACAGCCGCCACAGCCGTAGCTTCTGCCCCTGAATCCATTTCAAATTTAAGCTTATCCGATTTAGTGGATTTCATCGAAACCGTACCGGCAGCCGAGATCCAGTTCTTGCTGGACGGAGCCCGTATGAACTGGCAGGCGGCCCAAGAAGGTCTAACCAAAAGCGCCGGCCACGGCGTGGGAAAAACCCTAAAGACCATGCTGGATCAGGGTGTCTTAGGTGCCGATATGGCCACTAAAGCCCGTATCTATACCGCCGCTGCTTCCGATGCCCGCATGGGTGGACTACCCATCGCCATTATGTCCAGCGCCGGCAGCGGCAACCACGGTATCGAAGCCATCATTCCCGTAACCGTGGTCTGGGAAGAACTAAAGTTTCCCGCCGAAAAACTGGCCCGGGCCCTGGCCCTAAGCCATCTGGTCACTGTTTATATCAAAGAACATACCGGCAAAATATCGCCCATCTGCGGCTGTTCCGTAGCTGCCGGCGCCGGCTCCGCCGCCGCCTGCACCTGGCTGCTGGGCGGGGATGCCGCCGCCGTGGGCCGCGCCATCCAGAACATCATCGCCAGCTTAGCCGGCGTCTTCTGCGATGGCGGCAAAAACGGCTGCGCCCTCAAACTGGCCGCCACCGCCGCCGAAGCCGTCCTCGCCGCCAAGCTCGCCATCCGCGGCCTCAGCGCCGACCAACTGGACGGCATCATCGGCAAAACCGCCGAACAAACCATCGCCAACCTCGGCTACGTCAGCACCCACGGCCTGGGCCAAACTGACGCCGCCATCCTCACCGTCATGCAGGGC